A window of Gossypium hirsutum isolate 1008001.06 chromosome D13, Gossypium_hirsutum_v2.1, whole genome shotgun sequence genomic DNA:
ACAAACATAAATAGCTTTTATATCACAACAAAATTCATTCCATCAAAAATGTCACCTAAATCAGGTCCAAGTGTTCGCTATGCTTCCAAATTGGAGTCTGATTCTTACCTTCCTGCAACTCCTCCATTATCGGGTTGCATCTTCAACATTTATCGGAACAGAAAACTCGTGCAAAATCGTTTAAGTTAGAAATACAGTACTTAAAGTGTCAAAAATTTTGCATTCTTTCAACGAGATTCAAGATTCATTTATCAATGCATGCAATTGTTGTCGGAATGAGGAAATGTCTTCTGCTTTGACAGCCATAACGATCCCTGTTAGCTGGTAATTTTTTAGCTGCAAAAAAGATCGACCGTTGGAAGATAATTATAGTTATTGATCAAAAACAAGAATACAAAGGTAATTATACCCCATTGGTCTGAAAAAGAACGGTAAAGACAAGTTAATGAACTATCAAAATTTTAGATCTCAAAAACAGAATTTAGAGATGAACTAAAATGGATCGATGATGATAAATTTGATGTTGAGTTCTACTAACCTCATGAGTTGCAACCTGTTGAGTTTGCAATGGAAAAAGGAAGGACCACATGCTCAGCTGAAATGCGTTTTAAAAGGAAATCATTAAAATGTAAAAACGAAAACAAACCAATAGACACGTAAAACATATGGCATTACACATTACATGGATCAAAGAATCAATACCTTATGCAAAATCTCATCTTCAGGCTTAATATATACGAAAGCCTCATCTTTGTCAGTGCTTGAAGACCTTTTCTGATTTGCATTCTTGTGCTGTAGACTCAGCTCGAAAGTCAGGGAAAGAATAATCAAAATATGCTCATATGAAATGTAAAAGCAGCACAAGAAAGATCTTATACCTTGTAAAATTTGCTTACTACTACGTAAAATTTGAACCGGAAGGAATTACGCAACTCCTCTGTGGGCTTCAAAAAGTGAAacaagaacatatatatatataagtttactATCAATAAGGTCTTTTGGTAGAAAAAGAAGACAATACTTTTTATTAAGTATAACACATTACTCAAAATCTAACCTCATCTTCGGTAGCCCATGAAATTTCATCAAAGAGTGCATCATAAAGAGGCGGCAAGAGTTCAGGAGGAAGGTTCACGACACATTGGGAAACCAGGAGACCCACTTTCTGTGCTTCATCTCCCAAAAGTGATCTCAAGTTTCCTATTTTATCTTTCTCATGGCATATGTTAAGAAGGAACTCCTTGAGCTCTGTAATACATTTGTGATCCTAGCGAACAACATTCACAACATTTTAGCTACACCATTTGGTATATAAGGGTTTCGCATGTTGACACAAGAAATAGCACCTCAACAGATAAACTTTATCGAAGAACCCACAGTTCGAGAAGGAATAAAAGATATTTAGCCTTTAGGTAGGCATCAACCACCAGTACAACAAGAAAGATTCATTTAAAAGTTTTGTTTGTTTGTGTTACCTAGACTCAGGTGTGAGTGTTGGATTACGAGAAGGATAAAAAATGGGTatgttcaaatttttttcaagATTTCCATGTATTTGAAATGTACTTAGAAGATCATATTCTCATACCTATATCCAAATATGCCTCAGATGCAGTCACTTTAAGAACAATGAAAAGAAAGACCCAACATAGTTGTCTACTACCTGATCTATCACATCGAATGATATTGGTCATTTAACTTGGTCCATTATTCTCGCTATGGGATTTTAACTAAGATTCTATACAATCAAGTACAAGGTGACTATTTAATCTATTCCAACAATGGCAAAACCAGGATGGTGCAATATTTAGCAGATCAATGGTATGGGTTACCTTTTAGTATATCAATTTCAAGTTAGGGTCAGTAAATTAATCTTGCCAATAGGAAACAGTTCAACAAAGAACAGTTAACAGCCATTCAGATCAAAAGAATAACTTTCTTACCTTGTATCTCCCCAAGTTAAGGGCAGTAATTATAGAAAAAACTCCATTGTCTTCATCATCCTCTAATTTAACAACAGTTCCAACGGTGGTTTGTCCCAATATCAAGTCTACAAAACCGCTCAAATCCCAttgcttgttattaaggtaggaTTGCAGCAATGTTTTCACACCATGAAAATCATCTGGTTTTGGGTCAAAGAATGCAAAATCTGCTTGGACAACTCCCTTTTAAAGACAGAAGGAGAAAGAAAAGGGACAAATTAACTAAAAACCTTTAGACATATTTCATAGTATAATCAACGTTACCTGTAATTAAGTACTTACATCAAATTCTTCATCCTCAGATGACACGGATTGTCTGTCTACGTTTTTTAACTTCTCCTTAAATTCATCACCTACAGTTTAGGCCAGAAAATAATAAGAATGCAAAAATCGAAAATACCGGTAAAAGTCAAGCAGATAACAGCAACAGAAAAGCAATTATTTATCACTTTAAGCACacacaaaataaagaaaaaaaacaaaccaGCAGATTGCTGCATGGCATCGTGCATGTGATGCTTAACCAGGTAAGCAGTAGCAACTCGAGCAACAGAACGAGCAAATGGTGAGAAAGTTAAAGGCTGAACTGGTAACAATCTATGATGCCTAGCTGGTTTCCGCGGCATCTTCGTTAATCAGCTGAAAAGTTGGCAGCAAATCAAGGGTTAGTAGTGTGTATAAACACACACATACATTTATAGATTTTGCAGAAAAGGTGCCGAATCAAAGACCTTAAATCCCTAGCctgataaaataatttattctatGATTACATATTCTTGTACCTTCTTTTTTCAGATTTTACTAATGCATTGGCAATTGATCATTTACAGAACAAAGTATCTTACTTTACTCAACTTTAAAGTTAGCATAAagcattttagaaaaaaaacctaCAATTTTAAACATCAGATactaatattcaaaaattaattacaCATTCAAACAGCACTAAGCTAAGTACTTTTACTTTCACCATTGAAATACAGCTTAAGCTCAGCTGAACAAAACCAAAttcaaataaaagataaataaaatggataaaaaaaaagagttggaaTTTATGCATACCTTTGGCAAAATATGAGCAAAGCTTAGGCTTTTAGAGCGGTTTCTAAAGGAAAAAAGGACCGTAGCTTTCGTCGTCGTTGTTTGTTTTTCAGAGGAGATTCTAGCGAACAGCGCCGCTGTGGCAAAAGCGAAGGAATAAAGAGATACAGCCGAGGAAGCAGCGACAAGAGTGATGGTTTTAATTGGAGTATGAATTTTAACAGATTTTTAGGCATTTTtgccctgaacttcaactataagaAAACTCGAGTAAGACCTTAAAGGTTCGAATATGCACTAATAAAACTCGAGTAAGACCTTAAAGGTTCGAATATACACTAATCAAATTCCAATAGGACAAAAGAATTACACAAAAATGTACCTTTTTTAGCACTCCTGAAAAATAATTTCACCCTAAATTAGCAAAAACAAAGATGTATTTGTCTTTACAGGAATAAAAGCATAaacattataaacataaaaatgaacAAGGAAAGATACAGAATAGAACTTACATGAAAATGAAACAgttttatacatacatatataggcATTTTTCATATTTAAGTTAAAATGTACTCATCTTTGTATATTGAGAAAAGAAGTAAAAAGACCTCTCTAGTAcctctcaattttgatattgagcAAATTGATCACTCTAAAAACTCagaacaatttaatccctatcaatttCGACAATAAGCAACTAAGAACAACTAATCACAACTTAATATTTTTCTTCAAAGTTAAcgcattctatcaatttagtatttgattaacaaatttagctcACAACATTTATGTACTTTGTGAACATTTACAATATATAAACATCGAGAGCTATATTTGTTATTATAACAATCAAAATAATGTACAATTGACGGAAAACAGTAATGCCAAGATTAATCCTCTTTAGTTGTTCACTTTCAAATTTGATAGGAAATAAATTGCTCCAATTTTTTGTGAACATTTTCctcaatattttcttaaaaatctgAATTAAGGGCACCAAGTTTGAGATTGGGGTaaagaaaaccctaaaaaatcCGAATTTAATGGATCCAAAAGCAACAAGGAATTAACTCAAGAACAGTTCACAATTACACTACCCAATTACCACAAATAGCTAATTTTACCTCAAGAAGaagaacaacaacaaaattttttTGCTAAAAACATCTTTAAGTGACAAGTTCCTAAAGAAATCGGCAGACTGAACCCTAAACAGGAAGGCGTAACAATGAATATTCGTAAGAAAGAATAGACATAAAAAAAATACCTCTGATTGAAGAGAGAAAGGTGACGATCGCCGTGGAGATTGGCGGTTGTTACAATAAGCAGATTTTTCAGTGTATAAAGCTTATTTTTTCATTCTTCAAACAGTGGAAATTCAAGTGTCGAGAATACGAAGGATTCaagttttagggtttttcttaaattaggtaaaaataccgaaattaaaaaaaaatttacgtcCGAATTTCGGGTAATTTACACAcaaaaaaatcctttttttttaaattatcgaaatgggcccatcatttaattatttaccagaatggtccattttccgtcaaatcgcgtccacgtcagcgcgatgtcaggtgACGCGCCAGCAAGTcgctgccacgtcagcaaagcgcgctgatgTGGCCGCGATTTGTCCCGCGCATGAACAATGCTGcaacggtcaaaaatttgaccgttgcccccccccaacggtaaaaaaaattataaataccccccacccctttttttttcacaaactaaccatctctcaaatttcctctcaatttccttccaaaattctctcaaatccatatttaatttcaattttctctcaagttcctcttaaatttcttttaactctCATTTTTAAATTTCTCTTAACTCTCTTaaatttgtacgatttcagcaatggccggagaattgactcgtcttgataagcatcacatatcggtggaacaaatgaaaatggtaagtattaaatttaatttttaaatattatttaagaattttttatttatgcatttttagataattattaatttattatttgttataaaagtctgtagatcagttgttggaatgcaatatccggaatatgcatggtcctccatcaccgttggtagagaactacctgcgggaagcgagtttttggcacgtggcgacggtaggccggggatgcaaggtggacccgaaactaatcagtgcgttgatcaagaggtggagacccgagacgcacatattccatcttccatgtggagagtgcactatcactctagaagatgtcagtctgcaattgggattgctaGTGGACGGGTACCCAATCACCGGGTCTACCCAATCTAGCGATTGGggagcggtgtgctacgagcttttgggcgctattccggagaaaatggagggaggtaagatcgagatgggctggttacgtaaCACATTCCTTGATTCGaatgaagattcaaccgaaaATGAAAGAAcccgatatgctcgggcatacattcttcaattaattagaggttatctgatgcccgacatgtcacggagccgcgtacatctaagatggctgctgaaactcgtcgattttagagcagctggtgaattgagttgggggtctgccgtcttggcaacgttatatcgggagatgtgtggggcgacgcgaccgaggagagcaaaaatcggaggttgcctgtcactactacAGTCATAgtcacggtttcgctttccatttctacgtcctcaagtggaccacccatatacatttccACTCATaatgaggtaaattttatattagattttacaattattatgtagagttttaaaaataaaagtatgctaaaaatttatttaattaggtggaaccatccggcaagtcatgctcgattacctacctctcttgaagatatacggcttttattggaccaacggtcggaagcacaagtaagtattaaataaaatagatattttcatACAAgtaattatgtatataactaatatttctatcatgttcatatagtttcaatggacaccatacgaagATCggacaattcgggcagtaattcaggaagagttcttacaaaatccacaagcttggcacgtgaaagtcgtgttgatcaactatgcaaccgtggagccgcaccaatcagacagagtgctacgacagtttggatgtagacaaccgattcccgtggaTCCTGAAGTGTTTGACGATCAACACAAAGTCGACCTTCGAcaattgaatacggattggccgagatacTGGTCCTAGTACATGAAAATGTGGGAAGATCAGTATGAATATATACCTACTCAGGAACCAATCATCGTTCCGTAGTTAGCatgcgttccagaatacatgccatggtttaagatccatggcaagccgtatttactgatGCTAGAGGAGAGGCAGCGTCAAATACGTGTCGAAAGGGAAAGGCGTtggcctctaaatccaagacgacaAGATGACGAAGgtagcccctcaacgaggcccagacattcacccgaCTCATCATCAGTGGCCAtgcaatcaccaggcccaacgagagtaccgacacagtcacccgacccagcagttcaaccgatgatacccacgtaactgccttttcagatgatgccaggtacgtttcctaacccttatatgtatccttttccgagtactatggcaggttggagccaaatgcccggttcagctctatttcctgttatgccgagtggaccgccgatgtataggccagcAGCGCACGAGGGATCGTAAGAGGGGCTGTtggggagctctcctttttaccaatccccaccaaCGTATAggtttcaaacaccgtcgccgttcatgatgcaaacacctccacatacactattctttaaaggtggatcatcgtcccaagtccgacaaccagatgccgTACCGGAAGAACCAAAATCCCCGCTGGAGGAACAACAATTGTTATCGGAAGCTAgagaaaggaggaatccagcgcgtaatcgtcgacggccgccatgtggcactgaatcccccgggcatagacattgattgccgaaaaatggaccattccggtaaataattaaataatgggcccatttcgataatttaaaaaaaaagagctttTTTGTGTAAATTGCCCCCTAATTTCCCAAGGCAGAATGAGAAAagcctttttttcaaaaaaacatattatttttaatacattagttTTTTTTGTCAGTTTAActgttaataaatttttttcaatttttcttataCTCAGTAATCAGtatttgcattttttatttaatattattttatttttaaaaaaaatttaattaataattattttatttatataaataaaatgataaataagtaattatataataaatatatatgttatatatatcgttatgttaaaatatatataaataaagagattattaattaaaaatattactaacataacgatatatataaaatatatttttattatataattatataatttttatttttattatataattatataattatataatttttattttatttatataaataaaaatgtattaattaaaaaaactttaaaataatatatttattaattaaaaaataaaaaataaaataacattaaataaaaaatacaaatatgagtAGGAAAAGAATCGAACCTGAATCTTAAAAACAAAACCACTAACCTTTAACAATCTAACTAAAAAACCAGtgcattaaaaaaaacattttgtaaaaagtgttttttgaaaagtACTTTTTTAATATGcgttttttgtttctttctttaaaaTCGAATTATTAccgtgatttttttattttttttattttgacatttttacctaattttccctttttttctcatTCAAAAAATTATCATTTCACTATGCTTTACGCTTTTAAATTGTGTCTCAAAATTGTTCATCACAATAGAAACATATAGCTAGAGAAAGGGTATTCTATAGTGTTCAAGGGCAAGGAGTGTCAaatcagtgatccaagtggatccaagctcATGGCAGTCACTATGGCTAATAAAAGCTTTGTTGTTGATTGGACAAATGGCTCAGACATTGCCTATACAGCCACAACTgatgaatccaagctttggcatcaaagacttGGTCATGTCAACTACAGATCAATGGATCAACTATCCAGAGAAGACTTGGCTGAAAACTTCATTGGTTcagttgaaaaataaaaggtttgTGAAGTATGCCAGCTAAGAAAGAAAACTAAGCTCCTATTTCTTTCAAATCAggcctggagagcctctgaaagGCTGCAGCTCGTGCACattgatgtgtgtggccctatgaagacCAATTCACTGAATAGAAGTAGGTACTTCATTctgtttattgatgatttttcaagattttgctggatttaTTTCTTGAAACAGAAATCAGAGGTAGGCTCAGTGTTTTCAAAGCTCAAGATTGCTGCTGAAACTGAAACAGGCTGCAAGCTCAAGACCATAAGGTCTGACAAcgggactgagtacacctcagcctAGTTCCAGGCCTTTTGTGATGAGGCAGGCATCAAACACCAGCTCACCAACACCTATATTCCTCAATAAAATGGTGTAAGTGAGAGGAAGAACAGGAGCTTGATGGATATGGCTAGATGTCTactgtttgagaagaatttgcctAAAACCTTGTGGGTTGAGGCAGTTAACACTGCTGTGTACATCCAAAATATGCTTCCTACCAAGGCCTTGGATCACAAAACTCCTTTTGAGGTctggtttggattcaagccatcaTTGGCTCACCTAAAGGTCTTTGGTTGTATTTGCTATGCACATGTGCCTGCTGTTAAAAGGGATAAGCTGGCTAAAAGAGTTCGACCTGGTATTTTGGTGGGCTACAGTACAGTCAAAAAAGGTTATAGGATCTTGAATCCTTCAACAAGCAAAGTGTCTATAAGCAGAGATGTGGTGTTTGATGAGAAGTTACGCTGGAATTGGGAAAATAATGAGCCATAGGCAGTTTCTGAAGACCTTGTAACAGACCAAACTAAGCCAGATCAAAATCatcctgaaatggacattgataATAAACCAGTCAGAGGTATTAGACCATTGGttgagatttatgaaagagctcaagtagccatagctgaaccaagctGTTTTAAAGAGGCTGAAGCTCAACAATGGTGGAAGCAAGCAATGGCTGATGAAAtcagcatgattgagaagaatcAGACTTGGGAACTGGTTGAAAGACCAGTCAAAAGGAAGATTATTGGGGTGAAATGGGTTTATCGAGCCAAGCATAATGCTGATGGGAGCTTGAATAAGCTGAAAGTAAGGTTGGTTGTTAAGGGGTTTAGCTAGAAGTATAGTCTGGAttacctggagacctttgcaccagtggccaggctagacaccatcagactgctgattgccttagcagcacaaatGCAGTGGAAAATATTCCAACTCGATGTGAAGTTAGCCTTCCTCGATGGATTTCTTAAGGAAGAaatctatgttgaacaaccacaggGCTTTGAAGTAGCTGGTAAAGAACACatggtctacaaactgaagaaagttttgtatggcttgaaacaggctccaagggtCTGGTATAGTAGGATCGATAGCTACCTGGTTAGTTTGGGATTTGAAAgaagcaagagtgagccaacaTTGCATGTCAAGAAGGAAGGGGTACAAACACAGCTCATTGTgtccctgtatgttgatgacTTGTTGGTGATAGGAGGAGACCAAGCAATGCTGATTGATTTCAAGACCAAAATGCAGCAGATGTTTGAGATGTCTGATCTAGGAAGGATGACCTATTTTCTTGGCATACAAGTGACACAGATGTACAATAGGATATTCCTAAGTCAGAAAGCCTTTGCCTCCAAGATTCTAACCAAGTTCTCAATGCAAAATAGCAAAGTAACCAATACTTCAATTGCTGTTGGAGAGAAGCTATCGAGTTATggtgattttgagaaggtttgtgaaacaacctacaggAGCTTAGTTAGTTGTTTGTTGTATCTGACAACCACTAGGCCTGACATTATGTTTCTTGTAAGTTTGCTTTCAAGGTTCTTGCATTGTAGCAATGAGAAGCACTTTCAAGCTGCAAAAAGAGTGCTCAGGTATGTCAAGGGTACATTAAGCCATGGCTTGATGTATAGCTAAGCTAAAAGACTGAAGTTAGTAggctacactgatagtgactgggctggtttgatggatgacatgaaaagcacctcaggaTATGCTTTCAAtcttggttcagccatgttttgttggagctcgaagaagcaaacACTAGTTGCTCAATCTACTGCTAAAGCCGAGTATGTTGCAGCTACAAGTGTTgtcaatcaagccatttggctaagaaaaATAATGGCTGACTTGAATGTGTATCAAAGGGAAGCAACAGAGATCTTTTGTGATAATCAATCTGGtgttgcaattgcaaaaaatccagtgttccatggaagaacaaagcatttcagCATCAAACTCCAtgttaggggtgagcattcgatcgaatcgaatcgaatcgaattgaatcaaaaattttcgagttaatcgagtttttgaatctcattttatcatcctaactttatttgaagttttctcgaatcgagtcgagtgagatggaattcgaatcgaatcgaatcaaatatatttgttcgagttaaattttaaaaaataatttggggTCCTTGTAActattgtcacccatcgtaataaaatttgtccaccttaatcaaattttttattaactttcatcacctcataatttatttattaattttttatatactggttagcttctttacttgcttagttgtttcaattatctttagattcttgtcactatgtattttggaattaaaaaatatattaaatgtaaaaatatgatttttttaataaaagttattttaaaaataaaatgtgaaattgataccaatataaaattttaacacgaatattttatggcataattaataattcaattttaatataaatattcaatatgactaaacaattcaataatataaataatataaaatgtgaaatttaatttaataatataaatagtagatataaataaaattattactatttgtgtttagtgattttttttgagataattttgattttttatttgagagtaaagggtgagaaataAAAGTttagaggaaaaataaaaagtttttgtgaataaaagtttgagggaataaaagtttgagggaaagtaaatagggggagtgaaattttggagggaaaatattaaaaaaaaattggaggggggagggtttgagATAGATGGGAGGTGGAATGGgaggggaataaaagttttaggggaaaagtgagagagagtaaaaattttaggggggaaataaaaggttttgagggtttttgggagtaaaattttgagaaaaagtaaatgggagagtaaaattttggtgggaaatagattttgggtagattgggaggttgggaggggaggggagtaaaagttttggggggaaagtgggaaggagtaaaagttttgaaggaaaagtaaaaaggtttgagagtttggggtaaaaatataaaatattatagtttgatattcgaattattcgaattcgaaaactcaaccttgattcgaactcgaaattcaaaaaaaaatcgagttgattcgaataactcgattaactcgaataactcgatttgtttaactcgaaattcaattttttttcaattttttcgactcgaatcgagttttgctcacctctACTCCATGTTGTTAGAGAAATGGAGCAAGCATAGGAAGTGAAActgattcattgcaattcagaGAATCAACTTGCTGACATTTTGACAAAGGCCCTTAGTATAACAAAGTTTAAGCACTTAAGGAAGAAATTAGGAGTTTGCAACATGCTAACCAGGGAGGAGTGTTGAAGGTTGGTCAGCATGTAGCAAAGAAGCAAACAACAAGCAGGCCATGAAGATCGAACCATGCAGAAGCTGCTAGAGTAAGTGCAACTATTCCTTTTCAGTTTATTTTGTATTCTTAAGTTGATGTGAtgcatttttgttcattttgaacTATGTTAGGTTAATGATTGATGTAATTTGTTGACGAATGAGCTGTTAACTCAGCTTTGTTTAAGTGTGCAAGCTTGTTTTTGCAAGTTTcaatgtattagtggtagtaggtagcAATTAGGTGACCATATATTGATTTTGACAAGCAAattgcttggtttatgtattgtTATGCCATTGTTCAAAGTTGAatgaaatatatcaatttttGTTCCAATACTCTCTattgttctttgtttttcttttcaattttctgtcttgaaaatatgttgtttCTTCAGCAAGAATCGAGCCTTGCTGCTCAAGTCTCAGCCAACTTATCTGTTCTTTGTTCTTAAAACCAACACAGGTGCAGACCCTGCTGATGGGGAAGTTCACCATTTGACAGTAGACTACAGCAAAAAAACCGTTAACAATTGATCCTAAATTCCGTCAGCAGTTTAGTCAGCATCTCGATGCCATTGGGCTTTTCCTGGAGCAGAAGTTTGGCTGCCCCCAAGATGTTGAAGGATGTCTTCTCGGGGAAGATATTTATGTGGTTCAGACACGCTCCCAACCCCACTAATGGCCAGTAGCTTATCAGGCATCTAATTAGACTGTCATCCACATTGAAAATAAGCACTTCCAATCTTTGGCAATGCAAGCATTGTCTTCGTTTTCAAGCGTTCCACGCTTTACATACCCAGTATGTAAGCGGTTTTAAGCTACCTATGTTCGCATATAAAGTATAGATTGCGTAATCACAAGTTATAGATTACAAAACTTGTACATGGAAGCTGAAAGACGAGGTTATATCAATCTCGAGGTACTGCTAATATGTCAAGTagtttatgtttattatttaaagaCAGTCGAATAAGGGTTGTCCCTGCAGGTTCGGTCTATTGTTTTTGCCAGTCAGTTTATGTAAATCTGAGGATGGCCATTGAATCGAGGAAATCTCGATCTTGTGGATGTCTTCTTCAactttgagaatgaaaggtaaccCCATAATTCTTTTGTTATTGCAGTTCGCTGATAAGCATCAATGTCCCTACTTTTTGCTTATTGTTTAAGTTGGAATAACAGCTTTGGATTTATATTctgttttgaataaattttggaattgtgtttaaaataattaattgaagaCTTTTAAGATGTTGAATCcctaattaattttgaaatattagtttGGATTTCGCATGTAAGTATGTGTttaatacaattatatatatttttaaagttttttttcctCTTATGTAAAGGATCATACATCCATATCATACGAGATACAAATATAACgagtattaaaaaaatttcaaataatatattactaaattaaaagaatatgagaaaataagtatgtaataaattcatataaaaattaaatataattttaatttaaatgataagcttgttttcaagcttcaaaacccaacaaataataaataattttaactcCATATTATATGATTtgaatttcaataattt
This region includes:
- the LOC121225078 gene encoding protein BCCIP homolog, which produces MPRKPARHHRLLPVQPLTFSPFARSVARVATAYLVKHHMHDAMQQSAGDEFKEKLKNVDRQSVSSEDEEFDGVVQADFAFFDPKPDDFHGVKTLLQSYLNNKQWDLSGFVDLILGQTTVGTVVKLEDDEDNGVFSIITALNLGRYKDHKCITELKEFLLNICHEKDKIGNLRSLLGDEAQKVGLLVSQCVVNLPPELLPPLYDALFDEISWATEDEPTEELRNSFRFKFYVVVSKFYKHKNANQKRSSSTDKDEAFVYIKPEDEILHKLSMWSFLFPLQTQQVATHELKNYQLTGIVMAVKAEDISSFRQQLHALINES